Proteins encoded together in one Anopheles darlingi chromosome 3, idAnoDarlMG_H_01, whole genome shotgun sequence window:
- the LOC125957051 gene encoding TRPL translocation defect protein 14 isoform X3, with protein sequence MDAIGTEERKVYRLVLTGGPCGGKTTGQSRLCTFFENLGWKVFRVPETATILLSGGIKFADLVADEVYKFQENLLRTMIQIENTYFELGRTSTKNCLIICDRGFMDASAYISKEKWDRMMRSNNWNPVELRDNRYNQIIHMVSAANGAEDFYNTEEHSCRSEGVTLARDLDYKAASAWIGHPYFDVIDNSTDFENKVNRMIECVCQKLGIDIGDRLSITSRKVKFLVSGPVPADSAFPAFQDFDVTHHYLQCAGPRVQARLRKRGQNGRWSYIHTIRRPQQHGQSIEVRTQLSHRDYLNMLTQQDDAHFTIYKKRRCFLVNNQYFQMDIYIEPSHPRCKGLILLETYTSLTGDKLKNILPKFLNIVKEVTGQPDYSMFNLSLREDWNNTKKFCYSLHGKTICCHRQADTSSTSNTASTTTPIIATATATTDTGVDRVNETSGNVPDNNVDTLFE encoded by the exons ATGGATGCGATCGGAACGGAGGAACGGAAGGTTTACCGCTTGGTGCTGACCGGAG GCCCGTGCGGAGGGAAAACAACCGGTCAATCGAGATTGTGCACATTTTTCGAGAACCTGGGATGGAAG GTTTTTCGCGTGCCTGAAACGGCCACAATTCTTCTCAG CGGTGGTATCAAGTTCGCAGATTTAGTGGCCGATGAAG tgTACAAGTTTCAGGAGAATTTGCTGCGGACCATGATACAAATTGAAAACACTTACTTTGAGTTGGGCAGAACGAGCACCAAAAACTGTCTCATCATTTGCGATCGTGGTTTCATGGATGCGAGTGCAT ATATATCGAAGGAAAAATGGGATAGAATGATGCGCTCTAACAACTGGAACCCGGTCGAGCTGCGTGACAATCGATACAACCAAATAATCCACATGGTATCAGCGGCAAATGGTGCAGAAGATTTTTATAACACAGAAGAGCATTCATGTCGCTCTGAAGGCGTTACATTAGCTCGGGATCTCGATTACAAGGCGGCATCAGCATGGATTGGCCATCCGTACTTTGATGTAATCGACAATTCGACCGATTTTGAAAACAAAGTGAATCGAATGATCGAGTGCGTATGCCAGAAGCTGGGTATCGACATAGGCGATCGACTGTCGATCACATCGAGAAAGGTCAAATTCTTAG TGTCAGGTCCGGTGCCAGCAGACTCGGCCTTCCCGGCGTTCCAGGATTTCGACGTAACGCATCACTACTTGCAATGTGCCGGTCCACGTGTGCAAGCACGTTTGCGAAAACGTGGTCAAAACGGGCGTTGGAGCTATATCCACACAATACGCCGTCCTCAGCAGCATGGCCAGTCGATAGAGGTGCGCACGCAGCTGTCACATCGTGACTATCTCAATATGCTAACCCAGCAGGATGATGCGCATTTCACCATCTACAAGAAGCGCAGATGTTTCCTAGTGAACAACCAATACTTCCAGATGGATATCTACATAGAGCCAAGCCATCCCAG ATGCAAAGGTCTTATTTTATTGGAAACGTACACCTCCCTGACCGGCGATAAGTTGAAGAATATACTACCGAAATTCCTCAACATCGTCAAAGAGGTGACCGGTCAGCCGGATTACTCGATGTTTAATCTTTCGCTACGAGAAGACTGGAACAATACTAAGAAGTTTTGCTATTCGTTACACGGTAAGACAATCTGTTGTCATCGGCAGGCCGATACTTCTTCCACCTCCAACACtgcatccaccaccactccaatcattgccactgctactgctactactgacaCTGGCGTAGATAGAGTGAATGAGACAAGCGGAAATGTTCCAGATAATAACGTCGACACACTGTTTGAATAA
- the LOC125955494 gene encoding ankyrin repeat domain-containing protein SOWAHA-like, whose protein sequence is MNNVLLVKPLPLTIVIELMVDTALHWAAKHGSEDVVKLVAGKLKADVNARTGYTALHIATQFGRNDIFELLCNVYKADRDMLDWSGKKALEYQKQMTSVSASTYSKIKARKKHSEKDSGFLRIGSLNVRVKKTTEAFSNFLGVGTNQTRLPPVVAPVIRASAPPLFADKLHKNWGSADNIQEDAASMPPPQYGAAKKRRQKRDIAEYDPNVDHFSQSVPTTPSQVRAPVGTLSENPDGESMGDSDSDTACGFDSNWRPTYI, encoded by the exons ATGAATAACGTTTTACTAGTAAAACCTCTGCCTCTGACGATCGTCATTGAGCTGATGGTGGAT aCGGCATTGCATTGGGCAGCAAAGCATGGAAGTGAGGACGTGGTAAAGTTGGTTGCTGGAAAGTTGAAAGCCGACGTCAACGCTCGAACG GGATACACAGCACTGCACATCGCCACACAATTCGGCCGGAACGATATCTTCGAATTGCTGTGCAACGTTTATA AGGCTGATCGCGATATGCTCGACTGGAGCGGTAAGAAAGCGCTGGAGTACCAGAAGCAGATGACGAGCGTGTCGGCTTCGACCTACAGCA AAATCAAGGCCAGGAAAAAGCATTCAG AAAAAGACTCGGGATTCCTGAGGATTGGTTCCCTGAACGTACGAGTGAAGAAAACTACCGAAGCCTTCAGCAACTTTTTGGGAGTTGGCACGAACCAGACCAGACTGcccccggtggtggcgcctgTGATTAGAGCTAGCGCTCCACCACTGTTTGCCGATAAACTACACAAGAACTGGGGCTCGGCAGATAACATTCAG GAAGATGCGGCCAGTATGCCTCCTCCGCAGTACGGGGCCGCTAAGAAGCGACGCCAGAAGCGTGACATTGCCGAGTACGATCCCAATGTTGATCACTTTAGCCAGAGTGTACCGACAACGCCGAGTCAGGTACGGGCACCGGTGGGAACGCTGTCGGAAAATCCCGATGGGGAATCGATGGGAGACTCGGATTCCGATACTGCTTGCGGATTTGATTCGAACTGGCGGCCAACATACATTTAA
- the LOC125957049 gene encoding kelch domain-containing protein 4 — protein MGRKDKNKKKGLGAEKTSMKTDKKAIAKQKKLLTKLGEEDIENIVAKYETKDTKSSDLTEIVCPPPTARVNVGICAHPAEREEIFLHGGEFYNGQQTTIYGDFYSYNLPKKEWKALRSSICPAPRSGHQMVSVATDGGQIWLFGGEYASPSQLQFYHYRDLWVYRMASKQWEKLNAPNGPNARSGHRMVVSKKKLFVFGGFHDNNASYRYFNDLYAFSLETYNWTKIETSGSVAPPPRSGCCMVATGDGKILVWGGYSKTTVKKEVDRGTTHTDMYALVPNDKSDAKAAGSSYKWTSVKAGGKKPAPRSGMAVAMAQNGKAYAFGGVMDTEEDEEDVKGLFSSELHVLDTAASTWRKLEVGAKARKPEKANSKPVEPAESAKVVSDDGIFTMTVGGANSGGPSSTAKSGASDLDLGGPSPRMNAAIVVCKGQLFVYGGLFETGSRQYTLSDLYSLDLHKLDAWKTLIANSLNSSEWLGSDSEGESSSDEDDDDDDDDDDDDDDDDDDDSSEDSSEMDTD, from the exons ATGGGTCGAaaggataaaaacaaaaagaaaggattGGGAGCGGAGAAAACCTCGATGAAGACGGATAAAAAAGCAATcgcgaagcagaagaagttaCTAACGAAACTTGGCGAG GAAGACATCGAAAACATTGTCGCCAAGTATGAGACGAAGGACACCAAGTCGTCGGATCTGACCGAGATCGTATGTCCTCCTCCGACGGCCCGCGTTAACGTGGGTATCTGTGCGCATCCGGCCGAGCGAGAGGAGATCTTTTTACACGGAGGCGAATTCTACAATGGCCAACAGACCACGATCTATGGAGACTTTTACTCGTACAACTTACCGAAGAAGGAATGGAAAGCGCTGCGATCCTCGATCTGTCCAGCACCGCGCAGTGGCCACCAGATGGTTTCGGTGGCTACGGATGGAGGCCAGATCTGGCTGTTTGGCGGAGAATATGCATCACCCTCGCAGCTACAGTTCTATCACTACCGGGATCTGTGGGTGTATCGTATGGCCAGCAAGCAGTGGGAGAAGTTGAACGCTCCGAACGGACCAAACGCCCGAAGTGGTCACCGGATGGTAGTGAGCAAGAAGAAGCTCTTTGTATTCGGTGGCTTTCACGATAACAATGCCTCGTATCGGTACTTCAACGACCTTTACGCCTTTTCCCTGGAGACCTACAATTGGACCAAAATCGAAACAAGCGGCAGCGTTGCTCCTCCGCCCCGGTCCGGTTGCTGTATGGTTGCCACGGGTGACGGTAAAATTCTGGTTTGGGGTGGCTACTCGAAGACGACGGTCAAGAAGGAGGTTGATCGAGGTACGACACACACCGATATGTATGCCTTGGTGCCGAATGATAAAAGTGATGCGAAAGCAGCCGGGTCCAGCTATAAGTGGACCAGTGTGAAGGCCGGTGGAAAGAAGCCAGCTCCCCGCAGCGGAATGGCCGTCGCTATGGCACAGAACGGCAAAGCGTACGCATTCGGAGGTGTGATGGATAcggaggaagatgaagaggatgtAAAAGGTCTTTTCAGCAGTGAGCTGCACGTACTGGATACTGCAGCCTCCACGTGGCGGAAGCTAGAAGTGGGCGCCAAGGCACGCAAGCCTGAGAAAGCCAATTCGAAACCGGTAGAACCGGCAGAATCTGCCAAGGTGGTTTCAGATGATGGTATCTTCACCATGACGGTTGGAGGTGCCAACAGTGGGGGCCCCAGTAGCACGGCTAAAAGTGGAGCTAGCGATCTGGATCTCGGTGGTCCTTCTCCTCGTATGAATGCCGCCATTGTCGTGTGCAAAGGACAACTGTTCGTATACGGAGGACTATTCGAAACTGGCTCAAGACAGTATACTTTAAGCGATCTCTATTCGCTCG ATTTACATAAATTGGATGCCTGGAAAACACTGATCGCCAACAGCTTGAACTCCAGCGAATGGCTTGGCTCGGACAGTGAAGGAGAATCTTCaagcgatgaagatgatgacgatgatgatgatgatgatgatgatgatgatgacgatgacgatgacgacagttCAGAAGATTCCTCCGAAATGGACACGgattaa
- the LOC125957051 gene encoding TRPL translocation defect protein 14 isoform X2 — translation MDAIGTEERKVYRLVLTGGPCGGKTTGQSRLCTFFENLGWKVFRVPETATILLSGGIKFADLVADEDRSNKKARENKEPVFKDGIPEHSVIDINKITTCARCMAAAVGKVGDVYKFQENLLRTMIQIENTYFELGRTSTKNCLIICDRGFMDASAYISKEKWDRMMRSNNWNPVELRDNRYNQIIHMVSAANGAEDFYNTEEHSCRSEGVTLARDLDYKAASAWIGHPYFDVIDNSTDFENKVNRMIECVCQKLGIDIGDRLSITSRKVKFLVSGPVPADSAFPAFQDFDVTHHYLQCAGPRVQARLRKRGQNGRWSYIHTIRRPQQHGQSIEVRTQLSHRDYLNMLTQQDDAHFTIYKKRRCFLVNNQYFQMDIYIEPSHPRCKGLILLETYTSLTGDKLKNILPKFLNIVKEVTGQPDYSMFNLSLREDWNNTKKFCYSLHDLDDGDVKTNGHSKKIINGTA, via the exons ATGGATGCGATCGGAACGGAGGAACGGAAGGTTTACCGCTTGGTGCTGACCGGAG GCCCGTGCGGAGGGAAAACAACCGGTCAATCGAGATTGTGCACATTTTTCGAGAACCTGGGATGGAAG GTTTTTCGCGTGCCTGAAACGGCCACAATTCTTCTCAG CGGTGGTATCAAGTTCGCAGATTTAGTGGCCGATGAAG ATCGAAGTAACAAAAAGGCGCGCGAAAACAAGGAACCTGTCTTTAAAGATGGCATCCCCGAGCATAGTGTTATTGATATTAACAAAATTACAACCTGTGCCAGGTGTatggctgctgccgttggaaaagttggtgatg tgTACAAGTTTCAGGAGAATTTGCTGCGGACCATGATACAAATTGAAAACACTTACTTTGAGTTGGGCAGAACGAGCACCAAAAACTGTCTCATCATTTGCGATCGTGGTTTCATGGATGCGAGTGCAT ATATATCGAAGGAAAAATGGGATAGAATGATGCGCTCTAACAACTGGAACCCGGTCGAGCTGCGTGACAATCGATACAACCAAATAATCCACATGGTATCAGCGGCAAATGGTGCAGAAGATTTTTATAACACAGAAGAGCATTCATGTCGCTCTGAAGGCGTTACATTAGCTCGGGATCTCGATTACAAGGCGGCATCAGCATGGATTGGCCATCCGTACTTTGATGTAATCGACAATTCGACCGATTTTGAAAACAAAGTGAATCGAATGATCGAGTGCGTATGCCAGAAGCTGGGTATCGACATAGGCGATCGACTGTCGATCACATCGAGAAAGGTCAAATTCTTAG TGTCAGGTCCGGTGCCAGCAGACTCGGCCTTCCCGGCGTTCCAGGATTTCGACGTAACGCATCACTACTTGCAATGTGCCGGTCCACGTGTGCAAGCACGTTTGCGAAAACGTGGTCAAAACGGGCGTTGGAGCTATATCCACACAATACGCCGTCCTCAGCAGCATGGCCAGTCGATAGAGGTGCGCACGCAGCTGTCACATCGTGACTATCTCAATATGCTAACCCAGCAGGATGATGCGCATTTCACCATCTACAAGAAGCGCAGATGTTTCCTAGTGAACAACCAATACTTCCAGATGGATATCTACATAGAGCCAAGCCATCCCAG ATGCAAAGGTCTTATTTTATTGGAAACGTACACCTCCCTGACCGGCGATAAGTTGAAGAATATACTACCGAAATTCCTCAACATCGTCAAAGAGGTGACCGGTCAGCCGGATTACTCGATGTTTAATCTTTCGCTACGAGAAGACTGGAACAATACTAAGAAGTTTTGCTATTCGTTACACG ATCTAGACGATGGCGACGTTAAAACGAATGGTCACTCGAAGAAAATTATCAATGGTACAGCGTAG
- the LOC125957051 gene encoding TRPL translocation defect protein 14 isoform X1, with product MDAIGTEERKVYRLVLTGGPCGGKTTGQSRLCTFFENLGWKVFRVPETATILLSGGIKFADLVADEDRSNKKARENKEPVFKDGIPEHSVIDINKITTCARCMAAAVGKVGDVYKFQENLLRTMIQIENTYFELGRTSTKNCLIICDRGFMDASAYISKEKWDRMMRSNNWNPVELRDNRYNQIIHMVSAANGAEDFYNTEEHSCRSEGVTLARDLDYKAASAWIGHPYFDVIDNSTDFENKVNRMIECVCQKLGIDIGDRLSITSRKVKFLVSGPVPADSAFPAFQDFDVTHHYLQCAGPRVQARLRKRGQNGRWSYIHTIRRPQQHGQSIEVRTQLSHRDYLNMLTQQDDAHFTIYKKRRCFLVNNQYFQMDIYIEPSHPRCKGLILLETYTSLTGDKLKNILPKFLNIVKEVTGQPDYSMFNLSLREDWNNTKKFCYSLHGKTICCHRQADTSSTSNTASTTTPIIATATATTDTGVDRVNETSGNVPDNNVDTLFE from the exons ATGGATGCGATCGGAACGGAGGAACGGAAGGTTTACCGCTTGGTGCTGACCGGAG GCCCGTGCGGAGGGAAAACAACCGGTCAATCGAGATTGTGCACATTTTTCGAGAACCTGGGATGGAAG GTTTTTCGCGTGCCTGAAACGGCCACAATTCTTCTCAG CGGTGGTATCAAGTTCGCAGATTTAGTGGCCGATGAAG ATCGAAGTAACAAAAAGGCGCGCGAAAACAAGGAACCTGTCTTTAAAGATGGCATCCCCGAGCATAGTGTTATTGATATTAACAAAATTACAACCTGTGCCAGGTGTatggctgctgccgttggaaaagttggtgatg tgTACAAGTTTCAGGAGAATTTGCTGCGGACCATGATACAAATTGAAAACACTTACTTTGAGTTGGGCAGAACGAGCACCAAAAACTGTCTCATCATTTGCGATCGTGGTTTCATGGATGCGAGTGCAT ATATATCGAAGGAAAAATGGGATAGAATGATGCGCTCTAACAACTGGAACCCGGTCGAGCTGCGTGACAATCGATACAACCAAATAATCCACATGGTATCAGCGGCAAATGGTGCAGAAGATTTTTATAACACAGAAGAGCATTCATGTCGCTCTGAAGGCGTTACATTAGCTCGGGATCTCGATTACAAGGCGGCATCAGCATGGATTGGCCATCCGTACTTTGATGTAATCGACAATTCGACCGATTTTGAAAACAAAGTGAATCGAATGATCGAGTGCGTATGCCAGAAGCTGGGTATCGACATAGGCGATCGACTGTCGATCACATCGAGAAAGGTCAAATTCTTAG TGTCAGGTCCGGTGCCAGCAGACTCGGCCTTCCCGGCGTTCCAGGATTTCGACGTAACGCATCACTACTTGCAATGTGCCGGTCCACGTGTGCAAGCACGTTTGCGAAAACGTGGTCAAAACGGGCGTTGGAGCTATATCCACACAATACGCCGTCCTCAGCAGCATGGCCAGTCGATAGAGGTGCGCACGCAGCTGTCACATCGTGACTATCTCAATATGCTAACCCAGCAGGATGATGCGCATTTCACCATCTACAAGAAGCGCAGATGTTTCCTAGTGAACAACCAATACTTCCAGATGGATATCTACATAGAGCCAAGCCATCCCAG ATGCAAAGGTCTTATTTTATTGGAAACGTACACCTCCCTGACCGGCGATAAGTTGAAGAATATACTACCGAAATTCCTCAACATCGTCAAAGAGGTGACCGGTCAGCCGGATTACTCGATGTTTAATCTTTCGCTACGAGAAGACTGGAACAATACTAAGAAGTTTTGCTATTCGTTACACGGTAAGACAATCTGTTGTCATCGGCAGGCCGATACTTCTTCCACCTCCAACACtgcatccaccaccactccaatcattgccactgctactgctactactgacaCTGGCGTAGATAGAGTGAATGAGACAAGCGGAAATGTTCCAGATAATAACGTCGACACACTGTTTGAATAA